In the Anaerostipes caccae L1-92 genome, AAAAATAAATCTACAAGAAAATTTTCTACACAGGGACGAATCATCGGGCCTACCATGACCTGGGAATCCTGCTGATAAATGCCGCCTAAGAGAATGATCTGAAAGTTTGATTTTCCCCTGATATGGTCTGCGATAAAAGCACTGTTGGTAATAATCGTCAAATCTTTTTTGGAAGAGGCCAGCTCATCTGCCAAGAGAGCACAGCAGCTGCCGCTTTCGATCATAACCGTATCGCCGTCACAGATCAATTCGGCCGCTTTCTTGGCGATTTTTCGTTTTGCTTCATAATGGTAGGCGATTCTCCCGTTAATATCGTCCGTGCTGCATAAGAGTGCAAATCCGTGTTCACGCTTTATGATTCCTTTGTTTTCCAGTTCATCTAAGTCCTTTCTGACAGTAACCTGGGAAACACCAAGTTGTTCGGAAAGCTGTGATACTTCAATTTTATTTTTTTGGGTGAGAAGCTCCAAAATCTTATTTGTCCTGTTTTTCATATGATGACTCCGTTCGTATGTTGTAGCATTGTGATATTTTACTTTGTTTCCTAGTATACCACAAATAAAGATTCAATCAATGAGGTAAAGTTACGAATGAAAGAACATGCTGCTTAAAAAAATGCAAGAATCCCGCAATCAATCATTGTTTGAAGATAATCCTGCAAATCCTCCCTGTGCATAGACGGTATATCATGGTAATCATACGCCTGACCCAATAAATCATATTTGTTTTCACCGAACTGATGAAAAGGAAGCAGCTGACACTTATCTGCTCCGGCTTTCAGCAGGGTGTCTGCCAGCCTGGCGGCATCTTCAAAGGAGTCGTTGAATCCCGGGATCACAGGAATTCTTGGGAGGACTTCTTTTCCTGCTTGGATGGCGTGCTTCATATTAAATAGAGGAAGATCATTGGATACACCGGTGCCCTCTTTGTGTTTTGCGGTATTCCAATGTTTCATATCAAATAGTATGTAATCAAGATGTTTTATTACGCCGTTAAAGATTTCCGGATCAGCAAATCCTGTTGTCTCACAGCAAGTATGCAGTCCATTTTCCTTAGAGGCAAGCAGCAGTTCAGCGGCAAATTCGGGCTGGGAAAGGAATTCACCGCCGGAAAGAGTAATGCCGCCGCCGCTTTCTTCATAAAAATCTTTATCCTGCAGCACTACATTAAGGACTTCCTGTACTGTCTTGGTTTCCCCTTCTGATTTTAATGCTTTACCGGGACATTCGAGTACACATTGTCTGCATCCGATGCATTTCTCTGCATGAACGCGGATGTGGTCCTGAATCAAAGAAATTGCTTTGGACGGACATACATCTATGCAGTGATGACACCCAATACATTTTTTTTGATCCCATAGAATCTGGATCTCTGAAAGCTGGCTTTCGGGATTTGAACACCAGCGGCAGTGCATAGGGCAGCCTTTAAAAAAAACAACCGTTCGGATGCCTGGACCGTCATTGACACTAAATTTTTGAATATTAAAAACAACACCTGTTTTTTTATAATCTGCTTTTTTCATAGTAATCTCCTTTGCTGACTAAATCATAACATATTTGTTTCGATTTGAAAATAAAAACTTTCAAATGAAAGAATAATTAATTTTAATACAAAAACATCTTGACAAATATTTGGAAATGATGTAGATTTAAATTACAAACAAAACAAAGAAATATTACGAGTGAAATTTAAAGGAGGAGCTTATGGAAAATAAAGCGCATTTTGGATCACTGACAGACAGAATGAGTGCTTTTCGTGAAGAAGTCTTGGATGAGAAACCCTATATCGATGCTGAGAGGGCATTGCTGGCGACTCAGGCCTATAAAGAGAATCAGAATCAGCCCCGTGTTATGGTGAGAGCGCTTATGCTGAAGAAGATTTTGGAAAACATGACGATTTACATTGAAGACAAATCTGTGATCGCCGGCAACCAGGCAACGAAGAATGCCAATGCTCCGATTTTTCCCGAATACACAATGGAATTTATTCTGAACGAATTGGATCTCTTTGAGAAGAGAGATGGAGATGTATTTTATATAACAGAAGAAACAAAACAGCAGCTTCGTGAGATTGCACCATTTTGGGAGAATAATAATCTGCGCGCAAGAGGTGAGGCGCTTCTTCCTGATGAAGTCAGTGTCTTTATGGAAACCGGTGTTTTCGGCATGGAAGGAAAACTAAATGCAGGAGATGCCCATTTAGCAGTGAATTATGAAAGACTTCTGGCTGAGGGATTGAAAGGATATGAAGAAAGAACAAAGGCTTTCAAAGATGCTCTTGACTTTACTGATCCGGAGAGTGTTGATAAAAATGAATTTTATAAGGCTGTCTTGATTGTGATTGAGGCGGTTCATCATTTTGCACTGCGTTACAGCAGACTGGCAGAAGAATTAGCAGGCAAAGAGAAGGACCCGAAGAGAAAAGCAGAACTGGAAGAGATGAGCAGGATTTGTTCTAAGGTTCCGTATGAACCTGCATCTTCTTTCAAAGAAGCTGTACAGTCTGTCTGGTTCATTCAGCTGATCCTGCAGATCGAGTCAAACGGACACTCTTTAAGTTACGGAAGGTTTGACCAGTATATGTATCCGTATTATAAAAAAGAGATTCAGGACGGAACGATGACAGAGGAAGAGGCAGGAGAAATCCTGACATGTCTCTGGATCAAGACACTGACCATCAATAAAATAAGATCCCAGGCACATACCTTAAGTTCAGCCGGCTCTCCTATGTATCAGAATGTTACGATCGGCGGACAGACACCGGATAAGAAAGATGCGGTGAATGAATTAAGTTTTGCAGTACTTAAATCTGTTGCACAGACAAGGCTTACCCAGCCCAACCTGACGGTGCGGTATCATCAAAATATCAACAAGCAGTTTTTTGACGAATGTATCGAAGTTATGAAGCTTGGATTTGGAATGCCGGCACTGAACAATGACGAAATTATCATACCTTCTTTTATCAACTGGGGTGTCAAAGAAGAGGACGCTTATAATTACAGCGCCATTGGATGTGTAGAGACCGCAGTTCCCGGCAAGTGGGGATACCGCTGTACGGGAATGTCTTATATCAATTTTCCGAGAGTTCTGCTCTGTGCCATGAATAATGGCGTGGATCTGACAAGCGGAAAGAGATTTACAAAAGGTTATGGTTATTTTAAGGATATGGACTCCTATGAGGATCTGCTGGCAGCGTGGGATAAGACTGTAAGAGAAATGACCCGTTACAGTGTCATTGTTGAGAATGTCATCGATAAAGCATCTGAAAGAGATGTGCCGGATATTCTCTGCTCTGCGCTTACGGATGACTGCATCGGAAGAGGAAAGACCATCAAAGAAGGCGGAGCTGTTTATGATTTTATTTCCGGACTTCAGGTTGGAATTGCAAATATGGCAGATTCTCTGGCTGCGATTAAGCAGCTTGTTTACGAAGAAAAGAAAATTACAAAGGAGCAGCTCTGGAATGCGATTCTTGATGATTTCCAGTCTCCGGAGAATCAGAAGATTCAGGAGATGCTGGTCAATGACGTACCAAAGTACGGCAATGACAATGACGATGTAGACCTGCTGGTTCTTGAAGCATATGATTCTTACTTAGATGAAATCAAGAAATATCCAAACACTCGTTATCAGAGAGGACCGATCGGAGGGATACGCTACGGCGGCACATCTTCCATCAGTGCCAATGTGGGGCAGGGTATGGGAACTAAGGCAACGCCGGATGGAAGAAATGCATTTGAACCTTTAGCGGAAGGCTGCAGTCCTGCACATAATGCGGATAAAAACGGACCGACCGCGGTATTTAAAACTGTTTCTAAACTTCCCACAGAGAAAATAACCGGAGGTGTCTTATTAAATCAGAAGATGACGCCGCAGATGCTTTCTACGGAAGAGAACAAACAAAAGCTGGAAATGCTGATCCGTACATTTTTCAACCGACTGCACGGATATCATGTACAGTATAATATTGTGTCAAAAGAAACGCTGCTGGATGCGCAGGTACATCCGGAGGACCATAAAGATCTGATTGTCCGTGTGGCCGGATACAGTGCATTCTTCAATGTACTTTCTAAAAAAACACAGGATGATATTATTGAAAGAACAGAGCAGACACTGTAATTGAAAGGAAGATTTACCATGAAATTAATGATTGATGATGCGAACATCGAACGGATTAAGGAAATTTACGAATTTTATCCGGTGGATGGTGTGACCACGAATCCATCTATTTTGGCTAAAAGTAAAAGAAGTCCTTATGATGTACTCAAAGAAATCCGTGAGTTTATCGGGGATGAAGCGGAACTTCATGTGCAGACTGTGTCAGGCGATGCGCATGGAATTGCTGAAGAGGCACATAAAATCGTCAAAGAGCTCGGAAAGAATACTTATGTAAAAATTCCGGCTGTTCCTGAAGGATTTAAGGCAATGCAGGAATTAAAGAAAGAGGGTATTAAACTGACGGCAACTGCGGTTTATACACCGATGCAGGCGTTCCTTGCAGCAAAGAGCGGGGCATCCTACGCAGCCCCTTATATTAACCGGATTGATAATATGGGATATAACGGTATCCAGGCTGCAAAAAAAATCCATGATATTTTCAGGAATAATGGACTGAACACAGAAGTGCTGGCAGCCAGCTTTAAGAATTCTCAGCAGGTGCTGGAACTATGTGAATACGGAATCGGCGCTTCTACAGCCGCACCGGATGTGATTGAAGGATTGGTAAAAAATCAGGCAATCACATCAGCGATTGATGACTTTGTGAAAGATTTTGAGGGATTAACAGGCATAGGAAAGAACATGACCAGCTGCTGAGATCAGTGAATGTACGCAGAGAAGACAGGATTTACTATTTACAGTAACTCCTGTCTTTTTCCGTGAGATGCCTCTAAGTAAGCTTTCTGCCGATTGCTGTTCTGTGCAAAGTGAAAACAAAAGTTGGGAAGGTTGACAAAAAAGATCCAACACAATAAAATAATAGTAACCAATATAAAACAATAGCCACACGGAAGGATGAGATCATATGGTCAGATTTGCAGTAATCGGAACAAATTTTATAACAGACAATTTCATGGATGCGGGGAGCCAATGTGAAGGCTTTAAGGTTCAGGCAGTGTATTCAAGGAGTATGGAAAAGGCAAAAGAGTATGCAGAGAAATATGGGATCGAAGACTGCTATGATTCCCTTGATGCTCTGGCGGCTGCAAAAGACATCGATGCAGTTTACGTGGCATCTCCCAACGCGCTCCATGCAGGACAGAGTATAAAGATGCTGAAAGCCGGCAAGCATGTCCTGTGTGAAAAAACCATTGCATCTAATTCCGGCGAATTAGAGCAGATGCTCAAGGCCGCAGAAGAAAATCAAGTCATGGTCATTGAAGCGATGCGTTCCGTGTTCGACCCTGGTTTTGCGGCAATTCAGGAAAATCTTCCGAAGCTCGGAAAGATCCGCAGGGCAACGTTCCAGTACTGCCAGTATTCCAGCCGGTATGACAATTTTAAAAAAGGAATCATAGAAAACGCATTTAAACCGGAGCTGTCCAACGGATCTCTGATGGATATCGGCGTCTACTGTGTGCATCCGATGGTAAAACTGTTCGGACTGCCCAATGAAATCTCAGCTCACTGCCTGAAACTTTCCAACGGAGTGGATGCGTCCGGAACCATTGTGGCTATGTATGATGAAATGCAGGCGGAGCTTATGTACTCTAAGATTACAAATTCCGCACTTCCAAGCCAGATCCAGGGAGAAGAGGCTTCTATGATCATAACGGAAATTCCGGATACAACAAAGATCGAGATTGTCTATCGGAACGGTGATAGAGAAGAGATCAAAATAGACAAAAAGGCCAACAACATGTATTATGAGATAGAGGAATTCATTCGGCTGGCAGAGGCAAAAGAAAGTGCGCAGATACATAATCAGTACTCTGTATTGGAGCTGAAGGTCATGGATGAAGCGAGAAAACAGATGGGAATCGTATTCCCGGCAGATCAATAGGGAGGAAGTCATGGAAGATATCAAAACATTAATTGATCAGATGAACGAGGAGCAGAAAGAACTTGTTCTCAAATCATTCACAAACGAAGAAGCCTGTGCTTTGGGTATCCAAATGTACCAGAAAGCTTTGAAAGAAAACAAACCGATTGTCATTTCCATTACAAAGAACAGAAAGCAGATTTTTTATGCGGCAATGGAGGGCACGTCTAAGAACAACGAAGACTGGGTCCGCAGGAAAGAAAACACGGTTTATGATTTTGAAAAAAGTTCTTACGAAATGAAATTGTCGATGGATCTCAAACAGGATGACATGTGGAATCGGTATGGGCTGGAAAAAGGTGATTATGCGCAGGCAGGAGGAAGCATTCCGGTCTTTGTTTCCGGGACAGGAATGATCGGAACCGTGACCGTATCCGGAATGGCTCAAAGTGAAGACCACGCCTTTGTAACAGAGGCATTAAAAACGCTGAAATAAAAGTTGTTATTTCTATACTAAAATAAATTCGGTAAAATCAAATCAGGGACTGCTGTGCCATGACGGAGAAATCGGTTATGTACAGCAGTTCCTTTGTTATTTTTTTAAGATCACAATATCGTGATAATCACCGGAGTGAAGGTCTTTTGGCTTAATTGTATGATAAAATAGAAGCTGAAGACAGATGAAAATGCGGAAAGAAGGTACAAAATGCAGAAAATACTGATCGTGGAAGACGACCGGGAGCTAAACCGGACGATCTGCTATGCGCTGAAAAAAGAGGGGTATGACATATATTCAGCGTATTCGGTTTGTGAGGCGAAAGCCATATATCGACAAGAAAAAATGGAACTGATTTTATTGGATGTTAATCTGCCGGACGGAGAAGGATTTTCTCTCTGCAGATGGATGAAAGGACAGAGGGAAGTCCCGGTTTTGTTTCTGACAGCGAGAGATTTGGAGGAGGATGCCCTGGAGGGCTATGGTTCCGGGGCGGAAGACTACATTACAAAGCCGTTTTCTATCAGAATATTAAAAGAAAAAATCCGCGTGGTTTTAAAGAGGGAAAAGACCGGCAGAGAAAATTTCTTTGACGATGGATTTTTAAAGATAGATTTTGAGAGGGCAAAGGTAGAGGCGGGCGGAAAAGAATGTATGGTTACTCCTACGGAATTTCGGCTGCTCCGTCAGTTTGTCCTGAACAGAGGACAGCTTCTGACCTACGCTGTGCTGCTTGAACGTATCTGGGACAGCGGGGGCTGCTTCGTGGATAAACACGCTCTGGCAGTCAACGTAAACCGTCTGAGAAAAAAGATCGAGGACGGAGAGCATCATTATATTTCTAATATTTATGGGATGGGATATCAATGGCTGGAATCATGACAGCAGCGGCATGCTGCCTTTTTTTCATATCGGTTTTTATGGGCATAAAAATATGGAAGCTAAAACGGGATGTTTTCTTCTTCAGCGACCGTCTGATCCGGTGTCTGAACGATATGACCTGCGGCAGGGAGCCGGAAAATATAGAAGAAGAGGGAGATACTCTGTGGAATAAAGTTTACGAAAGGCTTCAGAAGCTGGAGCGCATCTGGAAGAGGGAAAGCGCAGAAAATCTGGAAGAGAAGAAAAAAATGAAAAGCCTGATCTCGGATATTTCCCATCAGACGAAAACTCCCATTGCGAATATCAAGCTCTATGAGGAGGTGTTGCTGGATGAAGGACTGGATTCGGCAGAAGCAGGGGAATTTCTCCAAAAGATAAGGATTCAGACTGAAAAGCTGGATTTTCTTCTGCAGAGCATGGTAAAAATGTCCCGTCTGGAGACAGGAATCATAGAAGTCCGCTGTATGAAATTACCTTTGTGCGGGACGCTTCAAAGAGCAGTGGAGGCAATCGTTTTGAAAGCCGAGAAAAAGCAGATACGCCTGTCTGTGGACTGCGATGAGGACATTGTGGTACATCATGATACAAAGTGGACGGAGGAGGCTGTCTTTAACCTGCTCGACAATGCGGTAAAGTATACCGGCAGAGAAGGAAATATTGAAATCTCGGTGTCAGTCCAGGAGATATTTACGAAGATCAGTATCAGGGATTCCGGGAAGGGGATTGCCCTGGAGCGTCAGGCAGAGATTTTTACAAGGTTTTACCGGGAACCGGAGGTGTATGACCAGGAGGGGATCGGTGTGGGGCTTTATCTGGCGAGGAAGATCATAACAATGCAGGGAGGCTATATCCAAGTCTGTTCTGAGGTTGGAAAAGGTTCCGATTTTCAGATTTACCTGCCCAATGGGTGATAGAAGGAAAGTTACAGTACTGTGAAATTTTATGTCTGTGAACGGTTTGTGATTTTTATAAGTTATGATTGCAGTATCAAAGGAAAGGAGATCAATCTATGGAATCATATATAGTAGAGACACGGGCATTGAAAAAATATTATCAGCTGGGGACGAACGTTGTGAAAGCGCTGGATGGGGTAGACTTCAGGGTGAAAGATCAGGAGTTTGTATCCATTATCGGTAAATCGGGAAGCGGGAAGAGTACGCTCCTTCATATGATCGGAGGGCTGGATGTGCCGACGGAAGGTGAGGTGTATATAGACGGAAAGAATCTTGCCAAAATGAACAGGGAACAGCTCGCGGTCTTCCGCAGGAGAAAAATTGGATTCATATTTCAGAATTACAATCTTGTCCCGGATTTAAATCTGTATGAAAATGTAACCCTGCCCATTGAACTGGATGGAGACTGTGTGGACAGAGAATTCATTGATGAGATCCTGAATCTTTTGAAACTGCAGGAGAAAAAAGAGGCGCTGCCCAATACCCTGTCCGGAGGACAGCAGCAGAGGGCGGCCATTGCCAGAGCCATTGCATCGAAACCTTCGATGATCCTGGCGGATGAACCTACGGGGAATCTGGACACTGCTTCCAGCCATGATGTGCTGGGGCTTTTAAAAGCGGTAGCGGGTCGGTTTAAACAGACCGTTGTTCTGATTACCCATGATCAGGATATTGCACAGCTTTCAGACCGCATCGTTCACATCGAGGACGGACGGATCATGAGAGGAAGTGATGCGTATGCTGGAAAATAATAACCGGAAGATCATTACAAAGATGGCCGTGTCTTCACTTAGAGGAAACAAGCCTAAATCTGCCGTGATGATCATCGCCGTCATGCTGTCTTCTTTTATGCTGTTCAGTGTGTTTACGGTCGGAAGTACTTATTTTAAAATGCAGCAGGTGCAGAATATTCATTTACACGGCGCAGATTTTGATGCAGTCCTGCACGGCGGTTATTCAGAGCAGCAGCTGAAACAGTGCAAAAATAATCAGGATGTCAGAGTTGCAGGAGCAGGAGCATATGCAGGCGCCGCAGTGAAAACAGACGCAGACGATACACTTCATACCGGACTGATCTGGTGTGATGAGACGAATTGGAGTGTCATGATGAAGCCTGCCAGAAAGCGGGTAAGAGGCTACTATCCGAAAAAGGAAAATGAACTGATGGTCACGAAAGCAGCCCTGAAAGACTGCGGGAAAGAAAATCTGGATGTTGGAGATACCTTTGATCTGACTTATACAGACCAGAACGGTACTCACACGAAAAACTTTCTTATTTCCGGAATATGGGAAGGATACGGTGAGCAGGAGCTGTTTTATGTATCAGAAGCATTTTATAACAAGACCGGATATCAGCTGAATCAAATGGGTGTGCTGTATGTAAAATTTAAAAATAAAATACTGACAGAAGATCAGAGGACGAAGTTTCAGGAGAGTATACATCTGAATAAGCGGCAGAATTTTCAATTTACAGGAGAAACGGAGAAATCTGCAGGTATCTTTGCGGGAATGGCCGGTCTGGTCCTGGTCACCTGCCTGAGTGCCTATCTGCTGATCTATAATATTTTGTACCTGTCCGTTTCAGGAAATATCCGTTACTATGGGCTGATGCAGACCGTGGGAATGTCCTCAAGGCAGATTCGTCTATTGATGAAAACTCAGATAATGATGATAGGAACAGCCGGGGTGGGCGGAGGAATCCTGCTCGGTTTTTTAACATCCTTTCTGCTGATCCCGAAGATTGTGCGGACGCTCGGCATCAGGGAAAGCGCAATCCCTGTCACATTTCATCCGGCAGTCTTTTTCATTACAATTTTTATTACGGGGCTGACCGT is a window encoding:
- a CDS encoding DeoR/GlpR family DNA-binding transcription regulator, giving the protein MKNRTNKILELLTQKNKIEVSQLSEQLGVSQVTVRKDLDELENKGIIKREHGFALLCSTDDINGRIAYHYEAKRKIAKKAAELICDGDTVMIESGSCCALLADELASSKKDLTIITNSAFIADHIRGKSNFQIILLGGIYQQDSQVMVGPMIRPCVENFLVDLFFIGTDGYTPKAGFTNRDQMRAQAVRDMALQAGQVVVLTESDKFSKHGIVPLNLKEQVKTVITDDQISEASKSELESKGIKVTF
- a CDS encoding glycyl-radical enzyme activating protein, producing the protein MKKADYKKTGVVFNIQKFSVNDGPGIRTVVFFKGCPMHCRWCSNPESQLSEIQILWDQKKCIGCHHCIDVCPSKAISLIQDHIRVHAEKCIGCRQCVLECPGKALKSEGETKTVQEVLNVVLQDKDFYEESGGGITLSGGEFLSQPEFAAELLLASKENGLHTCCETTGFADPEIFNGVIKHLDYILFDMKHWNTAKHKEGTGVSNDLPLFNMKHAIQAGKEVLPRIPVIPGFNDSFEDAARLADTLLKAGADKCQLLPFHQFGENKYDLLGQAYDYHDIPSMHREDLQDYLQTMIDCGILAFF
- a CDS encoding glycyl radical protein; translation: MENKAHFGSLTDRMSAFREEVLDEKPYIDAERALLATQAYKENQNQPRVMVRALMLKKILENMTIYIEDKSVIAGNQATKNANAPIFPEYTMEFILNELDLFEKRDGDVFYITEETKQQLREIAPFWENNNLRARGEALLPDEVSVFMETGVFGMEGKLNAGDAHLAVNYERLLAEGLKGYEERTKAFKDALDFTDPESVDKNEFYKAVLIVIEAVHHFALRYSRLAEELAGKEKDPKRKAELEEMSRICSKVPYEPASSFKEAVQSVWFIQLILQIESNGHSLSYGRFDQYMYPYYKKEIQDGTMTEEEAGEILTCLWIKTLTINKIRSQAHTLSSAGSPMYQNVTIGGQTPDKKDAVNELSFAVLKSVAQTRLTQPNLTVRYHQNINKQFFDECIEVMKLGFGMPALNNDEIIIPSFINWGVKEEDAYNYSAIGCVETAVPGKWGYRCTGMSYINFPRVLLCAMNNGVDLTSGKRFTKGYGYFKDMDSYEDLLAAWDKTVREMTRYSVIVENVIDKASERDVPDILCSALTDDCIGRGKTIKEGGAVYDFISGLQVGIANMADSLAAIKQLVYEEKKITKEQLWNAILDDFQSPENQKIQEMLVNDVPKYGNDNDDVDLLVLEAYDSYLDEIKKYPNTRYQRGPIGGIRYGGTSSISANVGQGMGTKATPDGRNAFEPLAEGCSPAHNADKNGPTAVFKTVSKLPTEKITGGVLLNQKMTPQMLSTEENKQKLEMLIRTFFNRLHGYHVQYNIVSKETLLDAQVHPEDHKDLIVRVAGYSAFFNVLSKKTQDDIIERTEQTL
- a CDS encoding transaldolase family protein, producing the protein MKLMIDDANIERIKEIYEFYPVDGVTTNPSILAKSKRSPYDVLKEIREFIGDEAELHVQTVSGDAHGIAEEAHKIVKELGKNTYVKIPAVPEGFKAMQELKKEGIKLTATAVYTPMQAFLAAKSGASYAAPYINRIDNMGYNGIQAAKKIHDIFRNNGLNTEVLAASFKNSQQVLELCEYGIGASTAAPDVIEGLVKNQAITSAIDDFVKDFEGLTGIGKNMTSC
- a CDS encoding Gfo/Idh/MocA family protein, which gives rise to MVRFAVIGTNFITDNFMDAGSQCEGFKVQAVYSRSMEKAKEYAEKYGIEDCYDSLDALAAAKDIDAVYVASPNALHAGQSIKMLKAGKHVLCEKTIASNSGELEQMLKAAEENQVMVIEAMRSVFDPGFAAIQENLPKLGKIRRATFQYCQYSSRYDNFKKGIIENAFKPELSNGSLMDIGVYCVHPMVKLFGLPNEISAHCLKLSNGVDASGTIVAMYDEMQAELMYSKITNSALPSQIQGEEASMIITEIPDTTKIEIVYRNGDREEIKIDKKANNMYYEIEEFIRLAEAKESAQIHNQYSVLELKVMDEARKQMGIVFPADQ
- a CDS encoding heme-degrading domain-containing protein, giving the protein MEDIKTLIDQMNEEQKELVLKSFTNEEACALGIQMYQKALKENKPIVISITKNRKQIFYAAMEGTSKNNEDWVRRKENTVYDFEKSSYEMKLSMDLKQDDMWNRYGLEKGDYAQAGGSIPVFVSGTGMIGTVTVSGMAQSEDHAFVTEALKTLK
- a CDS encoding response regulator transcription factor, which gives rise to MQKILIVEDDRELNRTICYALKKEGYDIYSAYSVCEAKAIYRQEKMELILLDVNLPDGEGFSLCRWMKGQREVPVLFLTARDLEEDALEGYGSGAEDYITKPFSIRILKEKIRVVLKREKTGRENFFDDGFLKIDFERAKVEAGGKECMVTPTEFRLLRQFVLNRGQLLTYAVLLERIWDSGGCFVDKHALAVNVNRLRKKIEDGEHHYISNIYGMGYQWLES
- a CDS encoding sensor histidine kinase; this translates as MAGIMTAAACCLFFISVFMGIKIWKLKRDVFFFSDRLIRCLNDMTCGREPENIEEEGDTLWNKVYERLQKLERIWKRESAENLEEKKKMKSLISDISHQTKTPIANIKLYEEVLLDEGLDSAEAGEFLQKIRIQTEKLDFLLQSMVKMSRLETGIIEVRCMKLPLCGTLQRAVEAIVLKAEKKQIRLSVDCDEDIVVHHDTKWTEEAVFNLLDNAVKYTGREGNIEISVSVQEIFTKISIRDSGKGIALERQAEIFTRFYREPEVYDQEGIGVGLYLARKIITMQGGYIQVCSEVGKGSDFQIYLPNG
- a CDS encoding ABC transporter ATP-binding protein encodes the protein MESYIVETRALKKYYQLGTNVVKALDGVDFRVKDQEFVSIIGKSGSGKSTLLHMIGGLDVPTEGEVYIDGKNLAKMNREQLAVFRRRKIGFIFQNYNLVPDLNLYENVTLPIELDGDCVDREFIDEILNLLKLQEKKEALPNTLSGGQQQRAAIARAIASKPSMILADEPTGNLDTASSHDVLGLLKAVAGRFKQTVVLITHDQDIAQLSDRIVHIEDGRIMRGSDAYAGK